One stretch of Siphonobacter curvatus DNA includes these proteins:
- the bshB1 gene encoding bacillithiol biosynthesis deacetylase BshB1 — MKLDLLVLAAHPDDAEMSCGGLMAMEVANGKKVGIVDFTQGELGTRGTPEIRLQEAADAARMLGLSARENLGFRDGFFVNDEAHQLKVVEVIRRYQPEILIANAIDDRHPDHGKAAAVAETAHFLSGLRRIETFEPDGTPQAPWRARQVFHYIQDRYIKPDVVVDISDYWQQKVESIKAYRSQFFNPDSDEPSSYISSKEFMDFLVARWRELGHQIGVEFGEGYTNYRQIGAKNLSSLI; from the coding sequence ATGAAATTAGATCTATTGGTGCTGGCCGCTCACCCCGACGATGCAGAAATGTCCTGCGGCGGTTTGATGGCTATGGAAGTGGCTAATGGCAAAAAGGTAGGGATTGTCGATTTCACCCAAGGAGAACTCGGTACGCGGGGAACCCCTGAAATTCGATTGCAAGAAGCAGCCGATGCGGCTAGAATGCTGGGCCTTTCGGCTCGTGAGAACCTGGGATTTCGGGATGGCTTTTTCGTCAATGACGAGGCTCATCAGTTGAAAGTCGTGGAAGTCATTCGCCGATATCAACCCGAAATTTTGATTGCAAATGCCATCGATGATCGGCATCCCGACCATGGAAAAGCGGCAGCTGTGGCCGAAACCGCTCATTTCCTGAGTGGTCTGCGTCGCATCGAAACGTTCGAACCGGATGGTACGCCCCAGGCTCCGTGGCGAGCGAGACAGGTTTTTCACTATATCCAGGATCGGTATATTAAGCCAGATGTAGTCGTCGATATTTCGGATTACTGGCAACAGAAAGTAGAGAGTATTAAGGCCTATCGCAGCCAATTCTTCAATCCAGACAGCGACGAACCGTCTTCGTATATCTCCAGCAAAGAATTTATGGATTTTCTGGTGGCCCGCTGGCGGGAGCTGGGACATCAGATTGGCGTAGAATTTGGGGAAGGGTATACTAATTACCGCCAGATCGGTGCAAAAAATCTGTCCTCGCTGATTTAA